From a single Nicotiana tabacum cultivar K326 chromosome 8, ASM71507v2, whole genome shotgun sequence genomic region:
- the LOC107784984 gene encoding casparian strip membrane protein 2-like — protein MDSKSHSHETAINISETESNKGKSTAATIVATTKAIPHNHKGGWLRGVAIFDFILRLCGLVAALAAATTMGTTDETLPLFTQFFQFEASYDDLPAFSYFVVANAIASGYLVLSLPFSIVCIVRPHLVGARLLLLILDTVMVAFTTAGAAAAAAIVYLAENGNSTTQWLEICQQFGDFCQRASGAVVASFIAAVIFIFLVIFSALSLRRH, from the exons ATGGATTCAAAATCCCATAGCCATGAAACAGCCATTAACATATCTGAAACAGAGTCCAACAAAGGAAAATCTACTGCTGCCACCATTGTAGCTACCACAAAAGCTATTCCTCATAATCACAAGGGAGGATGGCTACGAGGGGTTGCCATATTCGACTTTATTCTGCGACTTTGTGGCCTTGTGGCTGCTCTGGCTGCTGCAACTACCATGGGAACTACTGATGAAACTCTTCCTCTTTTTACTCAGTTCTTTCAGTTCGAAGCTAGCTATGATGATCTCCCTGCTTTCTC GTATTTTGTGGTGGCAAATGCTATTGCAAGTGGATACCTTGTCCTCTCTCTACCTTTCTCCATTGTTTGCATTGTTCGACCACATCTTGTTGGAGCTAGACTTCTTCTGTTAATTCTTGACACA GTAATGGTGGCATTTACCACGGCTGGAGCAGCTGCGGCGGCTGCCATAGTGTACTTAGCAGAAAACGGCAACTCCACCACACAATGGCTGGAGATATGCCAGCAGTTCGGCGATTTCTGCCAGCGAGCGAGCGGCGCCGTCGTGGCTTCTTTCATTGCGGCAGTCATCTTCATCTTCCTTGTCATTTTCTCTGCCCTGTCTCTCCGAAGACACTAA